A section of the Harmonia axyridis chromosome 2, icHarAxyr1.1, whole genome shotgun sequence genome encodes:
- the LOC123673079 gene encoding 3-phosphoinositide-dependent protein kinase 1, producing MPQHEDKKKVPQDFYFLKIIGEGSYSTVYLALEVESKKEYAIKVLKKRQIIRENKMEYVNREKRSLLKLGGSKYFVHLYATFQDSEHLYFVLSYARKGELLTHIISHRSFKLEWVEYYAAELLLALEHMKSKHIIHRDLKPENILFDRNWQIMVTDFGSSKIVGEEDTVKEPNDSNTRRRKNSFVGTAQYVSPEVLHGEEPKYSADLWAYGCVIYQMIVGKTPFRAGSEFLIFQKITNLDYQFPEGFDKTARDLVEKLLVIVPEDRLGAKDPTSYTSIREHPFFGNTNWDNLGPAPELSLSEGCDKDNFVIPTGLEPGLSDEILAQLHLNMLALPSESQVVLMEPQTRKKSEPKRKLTDLTRDEIEERLKLQKDDEYFPFVEGNLILKRGILEKKKGTFGFARKRMFLLTLGPHLYYVDPNTMTLKGEVPFSEDMKTEAKNFKVFYVHTPNRIYYLEDPTGYALEWCKAIDEVITHYFPKKN from the exons ATGCCACAACATGAAGACAAGAAGAAAGTGCCACAAgatttttatttccttaaaaTCATCGGAGAAGGAAGCTATAGCACCGTTTATTTGGCATTGGAAGTTGAATCTAAGAAGGAATATGCAA TAAAAGTTTTGAAGAAGAGACAGATCATTCGTGAGAACAAAATGGAATATGTCAACAGAGAAAAGAGATCTTTGCTGAAATTGGGAGGTTCTAAGTATTTTGTTCATTTATATGCGACTTTTCAAGACTCAGAACATCTCTATTTTGTGTTATCCTATGCTCGCAAAGGGGAACTCCTCACCCATATCATTAGTCACCGGTCATTCAAACTTGAATGGGTGGAATATTATGCTGCAGAATTGCTTCTAGCCCTGGAACACATGAAATCAAAGCATATCATTCACAGGGATTTGAAGCCAGAAAACATATTATTTGATAGAAACTGGCAGATAATGGTGacagattttggtagttccaAAATAGTTGGAGAAGAAGACACTGTGAAAGAACCTAATGACTCTAATACTAGAAGAAGGAAAAACAGTTTTGTAGGTACTGCCCAGTACGTTAGTCCAGAGGTGTTACATGGAGAGGAACCAAAGTACAGCGCTGATCTTTGGGCTTATGGTTGTGTAATATATCAGATGATTGTGGGAAAGACACCTTTCAGAGCAGGAAGCGAATTcttaattttccaaaaaataacaaatttagaTTACCAGTTCCCCGAAGGGTTCGATAAGACTGCCAGGGATCTTGTGGAGAAACTGCTCGTTATAGTTCCTGAGGACAGATTGGGTGCGAAAGACCCCACCTCTTACACCAGTATACGAGAACACCCGTTCTTCGGAAATACAAATTGGGATAATTTAGGGCCCGCTCCTGAACTATCCCTGTCAGAAGGCTGTGATAAAGACAATTTCGTGATCCCCACCGGCCTGGAGCCAGGGTTGTCGGACGAAATCCTAGCTCAATTGCATCTCAACATGCTCGCCCTACCGTCCGAATCTCAGGTTGTATTGATGGAACCCCAGACTAGAAAAAAATCAGAGCCCAAGAGGAAGCTGACCGATCTCACTCGGGACGAGATAGAGGAGAGGCTGAAGCTGCAGAAGGACGACGAGTACTTCCCGTTTGTCGAGGGGAACTTGATTCTGAAACGGGGTATTCTGGAGAAGAAGAAGGGTACTTTCGGTTTCGCCAGGAAACGGATGTTCCTGTTGACCCTTGGACCTCACCTTTATTATGTGGATCCCAACACGATGACATTGAAGGGGGAAGTGCCCTTCAGCGAGGATATGAAGACTGAAGCTAAAAATTTTAAAGTATTCTATGTACATACG cCGAATAGGATATACTACTTGGAGGATCCTACAGGATATGCACTAGAATGGTGTAAAGCAATAGATGAAGTTATTACACactattttcccaaaaaaaattga
- the LOC123673009 gene encoding HORMA domain-containing protein 1-like, producing MAVSTVNLQFEMNAERIENYVCSTNFMERIIKASVMNIIYHRLPIPENFFEMKEYRSIPYRGLKKEYTRTGIAQLYRKWMKGFKDAFRKKYLKEFILFFSEDSGKIEETFRFKFKYEERMIKDKTSKNRTDPSGSVQILLQNLIALGDMPKLPLEIQMHVELFYFEGTPEEYIPPYFDIEDYISTLKSKMELQSNLETPLARIDTGFHFFKLSFKTKNDSQFLQDSEKNQKTITTIDEISNLSREGVSFNLDYSGIAYNDGYDVMNLDDEDIEAIANSVLK from the exons ATGGCTGTAAGCACAGTTAACTTGCAATTC GAGATGAACGcggaaagaattgaaaattacgTTTGTTCCACGAATTTCATGGAGCGAATAATAAAGGCTTCTGTGATGAACATAATTTACCATAGGCTTCCAATCCCggaaaatttttttgagatgAAAGAATACCGCTCAATTCCATACCGCGGATTGAAAAAAGAATACACCCGTACAGGTATTGCTCAGCTTTATAGGAAGTGGATGAAAGGTTTCAAGGACGCATTTCGTAAAAAATAC CTCAAGGAATTCATACTATTTTTCTCTGAAGACAGTGGGAAAATCGAAGAGACTTTCAGGttcaaatttaaatatgaaGAGAGAATGATCAAGGATAAAACATCTAAAAATAGAACAGATCCGTCAGGATCTGTACAGATCTTGCTGCAGAACCTTATTGCTCTGGGGGATATGCCCAAACTTCCCTTAGAGATACAAATGCACGTGGAATTGTTCTACTTCGAAG GAACTCCCGAAGAATATATCCCACCGTATTTTGACATAGAGGATTACATATCTACGTTAAAGAGTAAAATGGAACTCCAATCGAATCTTGAGACGCCCCTGGCAAGGATCGACACGGGCTTTCATTTCTTCAAACTTTCGTTTAAAACAAAG AACGACAGTCAATTTCTTCAAGACAGTGAAAAAAACCAGAAAACTATCACAACTATCGATGAGATCAGCAATTTATCCAGAGAGGGTGTTTCATTCA ATTTGGATTATAGTGGCATTGCATATAATGATGGTTATGACGTCATGAATTTGGATGATGAAGATATCGAGGCCATAGCTAATTCTgtgttaaaataa